The sequence below is a genomic window from Lolium perenne isolate Kyuss_39 chromosome 4, Kyuss_2.0, whole genome shotgun sequence.
tctgcctctctTTCGGGGGgcgcaacaaattcggggcgtgcggccccttcactgtcagatcaccgcacggaggaggatctctcCTTCCTCCcagaacaccaagacaccggcgccagcaacaccggcgccggagaagaagaagctgccgggcgggcggagcctcctgctcctcccgtccttgaaaagacaacttccgcgccggaatcttccgcgccggaaggttctaacacgggtgacgctcctagcgctcccccttctccacgcaccatcctcatgcctccgccggaggctcctcgcgcccagccttccaaagccgctcctggcgcgccgccggccaagacctCCGGGGCCCCCTCTACTGCACCgccgcccaagccttccaagctcatcaaggggaaggcgacggcctccagcgccccttcgggcggccagcagcccttggtgctgcacgtctccaaggccgccaaaggtgccagcatgaaggccaccggcctccttggccgcatcacggagttccagcgccaaggccgggacctggggcacctcctgccctatgctcaaaagtggaacgccgcggacgtcactccggcgacccgcggaatgggcaaggaccggctgccggcacctgatcctgtcggggatcggtcttctgaggagcacttcatgcggctccgggcagccgtaaaagagcttgacagcgcgtggtacgattccacgaacaatctgacggtatgtagtactaactttcaatctttgccggtttcttcgtttccggttctgctttatcttttccttagtttcatgccggtttctctcttgtctatcttcccagtccccgagttttgtggtgagagcgcagctcttagcgcaaaacttaacttaagttttTAGCGCAAAACCGGCCTTTGCccgatcccgagtttcgggttaaacatcttcttcttaacacataatttaccttagaaatgcgcaaaaccggcactgccagtccccgagtttcgggttaagaactttgttcttagcgcaaaacttaacttagaaacgcaaaaccggcactgccagtccccgagtttcgggttaagaactttgttcttagcgcaaaacttatcttatttcttctttttcttgaacaggtcaccgctgacactcggaaggccctcttcgaggagcttttatgggagcaccgggagctcgctgaggcacatgacaagtgccaaggtaagtttttcgtttcaccggcatctttgctaccggaaacctcttttccttgtgatatttacaatttctgttcaacagtgatcccggaagcttccatcgatgctctcaaggagcagctcgccacggcccaacgtactattttttcctttctcctttgaacttggtttcttttcagttttactagtgtaaccttgctaacactcatttttccggttacaggggagaaggatgagctcagccggcagcaccaggaggagctaaacgccctcaagaccagctaccaggagctcaagtctcgcTTGATTCAGtcggggcttgaccacgccaaggccctcaaggccgctgaagtgaccgcagcggccaagttggacgaggctctggagaatgcctgcaatgccactgtggtgttgcgggcagagctggaggagatggccaaggcccggaagggtgccgaggagaaggccgcgcggctggaggaggggcacaaggagtgcgatcagctgatcctgcagaccgacacacttgccctccgtaagttgttttcttttacactttgactactgcatacgagccttttttccttcgaccccatttttgtttccgctatctttccgtccggtctctcttcttccggattcttttctctccggtctctttttcttccggtctctttttcttccggtctctttttcttccggactcttttccttaagctttttctttctttgcacaggcctctttccggactcgcagaggtatgccgtcaagaaggtcgacgcgcagcgcaaggacaaaggccaagcggatcttaccgtgccatggacgcccaaggaccatctggtcgcgcttaacgcgcgggtgtcccatatgcgctgcatagaccgcaatctttcggacatccctgatgtagctacccagctatacaggactttatggcctggcgaggaggtgccggacaccttctccctcatcaacgaccgtgcgaaaggtgccggcaggaggatccgcgagtggcgttGCTCGCTGCCCGCGcgggagcggactccgccctccgcgtcgcctgctcctggtacccggagctcaatctggacgcccttaccggcgtgcgcgaaggcgcagaaacggatctggacccgatcctctccgccaagcggcaggatcgcgcgtaccgcatcgcggagtatgccgacatgcgcaccttcatccctccccctcctggcgtcacggattatctcgacgaggaggagggtgaagccaaagaagaggtcctgggcgatgctggtgccggcgatgctcctccggaagcccccgctgcatgatgatttcctttgaagtgtttgctcattatatctgttggtcccgttgctttaagacaatatcttaaattctgccccgaatgccggggcttatgatgtaaaacttaagtttgcctgtggttgtgctacaacatttcctgccggtaagttataccggtagctaagtacttatgagtttgccttagcatattttgcttttggttccgcttttatcctgcactgcaaagatttctcaattgcttccgcatccaatttgatgcatacttggttcttttgccttggctctgcctgccttctctgggcgttctttggcgtatgagcacaaggttctttcaccaaacaagcatcttcttgaacttagaaataactttgaaattttgcaaaaaaccggtttaaccggggttaattaaatttttcagattgttctttcctgctctcccttttcgcagttcatgtgcttatcccctaccggtttatcttgcttgccatgaagccggtttgcggacagcagcagagtcgaagactccggtaggatttagcacactactaaaccggaaagaaaaacattcaataagcaaccggtaaactgaaaaaatagacaagttacatgcaacttaagttggggtagtccccgagattcactcaaggttccggcatcttttattcatagcatataaggtacaaaaaggaacttcttacaccaccacttcaagagtagaaaggacgcaacagagctacgttccatggacgcttgctctcctcgccggactccgtccgcctttcctttcttccattcctgtgcatctatcaagtagtatgcatcattgtgaagcaccttgcttacaatgaagggaccttcccacggtggcaaaagcttatgccggccttcagtgcgctgcaccaggcgaagtacaagatctccttcccggaaaactcttgggttaaccttccggttatgatagcgtcttaggttttgctggtaaatggctgttcttgccaaagccatctCACTTGATTCATCTAGCAATTCCACAtagttttctctggcctctttgacctcttgctcagtatagagatgTACCCtttgtgaatcatggatgatatcggttggtatcaccgcttcgctccataaaccatgaagaagggagtgtatccggtagaccggtttggagttgttcttatactccacaagatgcgatggtagctcatcgagccaacatcccggtgacttttccaccgcatcaatgagtctaggcttgataccggaaagcaccaaggcattcattctttctacttggccattgccctgtggatgtgccactgagcacaaatccaaccggatgttcttttcttcacagaaccttttgaactcaccttgagcaaagttggttccgttatcagtgatgatgctgtgcgggtatccataccgcaaaatgacatctttcaagaatttcacagctgtatgcccatcacactttgcgataggttttacttccagccacttggtgaacttatccaccatgaccaagatgtgagtcatgctgcttcttgcagctttgaatggtccaaccatgtcaaggcaccaaacagcgaatggccatgttagcggtattgtctttaaaccggatgctggggtatggttttgcttggcgtacctctggcagccgttgcattttcttaccaaatcctcagcgtcctccaaagcagtgggccaatagaacccatgccggaatacttttgctaccaaagcccttgatgaagcatgatgcccacattctccttggtgaatttcctcaagcatttcttttccttcctccggttccacacatctttgaaggacaccggtaacgcttctcttgtacacctcaccattgatgaatgtgtaagctttggaccttctttgtatcctccttgattcattttcgtcggtaggcaaggtgccgctgatcaggaattccttaataggtttaacccatgatggtatttctcgaaccaaaaacaccggtgcatctatctccatgctatctaccagcatcgtttcttccggtatgggtacaaagagtcccgagcctaccggagcagtcccgggcttgccggagcagtcccgggttcccttcatcgatatccatggctactacgtgtgactcggtacaaaaattgattcgattccgggctcggcttgatcgatggcactcttaggtgagccaaagctattccgggaggaatttcttgcctagatgagcccaacttggacaaagcatccgcggcttcattttctgctcgcggcacatggtgaaactcacatccttcgaagaatccggcaatcttttgcacgtgaaaccggtacgaggccatgttggcgtcttttgcatcccaatctcccgaGCAACTGccgtaccacaaggtctgaatcgccatagcaaatgatccggtgtgcaccgatttcttttgcgaccttaagcccatggatcaaagcttcatattcagcgacattgttcgatgccctgaaatgtacttgcaaaacataccggaggtggtctccttttggtgaagtaagcaccacaccggcacctagaccttccttgagcttagatccatcaaagtgcatcttccagtattctatcctctgatctggcggtttgtattgcatctccgcccaatcaacaaggaaatcagccaaagcctcgtgattttatggcatctcttctttcatataccggcacgtacggtgatatctggatcgcccattttgcaatccggccgctggcatctttgttgcacatgatgtcggaaattggtgcttcactcaccaccttcatggggtgctcctcaaagtagtgcttgagttttgtggcggccatgtacacgccataagtcattttctggaagtgagggtagttttgttttgagagggagagcacctcgctcaagtagtataccggcctacggacggttttttcttcctcttctctttcaaccacaaccactacactcacaacccggtttgttgctgctatgtataacacataggctccctttctagaggtgaagccagtatgggtgctgtggctagcatcgtttttagctccttaaacgctgcgtcacgaggggtccagacgaacgtgtcagatttcttcatgagagcatagagtggcagagctttttctcccaacctgcttacaaaccggctcagcgatgccaagcttccggtaaacttttgcacatcttctaactctcgagggatagccattctttctatcgcccggatctttaccggattaacctctatgccccggcttgaaaccaggaaaccgagcagcttgccggcggggacaccaaaggtacattttgccggattgagtttcatccggaaccgccttaggttatcgaatgtttgccggatgtcatcgattaaagtgttttttaccttagtttttatcacgatgtcatccacatagacttgcacattttttccaatttgatcaaacaagcatttttgcatacaacaatgggtacgttgcaccagcgttgcgcaacccaaaaggcatagtgacatagcaataagccccgtgcggggtaatgaacgcagtttttatttgatcttccttttttaagggaatttggtggaaaccggaataggcatccaggaaggacaacaactcacactcagcagcttgaatcaatcacttgatcgattcgtggcaaaggaaaaggatctcttgggcaagccttgttcaggttggtgtagtcgatgcacatgcgccacaccttcggagcttttgcctccgtgttctcatctttcttcttttcaaccattaccggattggccagccactacgtgtgcgtgacctccacaatgaatccggcaacaagcagcttggttacttcttctcctatgatctttcttctgtcttcagcgaaccgacgcagttggttgccgcaccggcttggcatctttccggacgtttagagagtgctcagccagctccctcggaacacctaccaaatcatcgattgaccaggcaaagatattccgattctcacggaggaagccgacgagcgcgctttcctatgcttgatcaaggccggcgccgatacgaacggtgcgctctgggtaagccggatccagcacaatgttctttgtttcattggttggcttgaatgccggtgtgcccatgttttcactcattgccgccaaactcatttgtgaggattgagccagcgcaacagctgtctgcattcttttcttttcctccgcgatcaccagcgattctcgctaggtttgatccgcagATGCGATttcagtgagatcttatagtttcccaccacgccaatggcccacgaggtgccggcatcttcatcttgaggtaagccgtatgagtggtggccatgaaagcagccaacgccggtctccccaaagaatgcatggtagggactgtccagatccaccacctcaaactccagattttccacccggcaattgtcacgtcctccaaatgccacgtccacccgaacttttcctatcggggcacgggacaagccagggacgatcccatggaacgttgtgcgcgttggctgaagcatgttttctcgttatgcccagcgtttgcatggtgtgcttgtacatgatgttgatgctaccgCCAGTGtcgatcagcaccttgctgaacttcactcgagttggcggccctttcatgatcgggtccacaacaagagcatatccacccggattcggcatgatctttgggtgatccttggatgaccaggtaatttcctgattggaccacatcatgtacttgggaactgccggcatcacgcattgacctccatggagcgccggtgtacactttgccggtctgttggctcgttgacaaagacaacacagcacagatgcggatcttcgtaaacattccggcctaaaggtgccggtggaggtggctggttatcattttgctccacccggttaacttgtcggtaccgctgccggtttggctgcaccggtaaggcgtttgcccggtaagtggtggtggtggcggtagctgttgttgctgccgcggcatgtcttgcggtggccgcgcatctttcacctgttcctttttgcatcaagtacttggtccaggtacaatccttcgtcgagatggtttgacggatgtgccggattcggcgtgtgccaccggcaaggttgatccatggcagcttccatggtgtatttcgcgggttcttgccgctTCTTCTTACGGACCtgtggtttcttttccacccattgtttcttaggacccgcccatggctgcgatccggttttttgcctcctggtcgtcgctggcctcaaagttttcctgcacagcaagcaacttgctgcggaccgtaccttcgatccggaaaatcttcccttcttttgttattccgttgtcccggtgttgttcgtggcgcagctgttccggctccggttgaccgccggttgcgttgggtctcccaacgcatagctatccgccacacgtatcatctctgctaacgttgtcggcatgttgcgccgcaacttttgccacaacggtgaacctcttctgcatccaccgctaaaccaagcaatggcttgtgcctcgatcaccccctcacaggagttccttgtggtgttccaccgggctagataatcccggtctgctttgctcgggcgctgcacgcacagagcaagttgctgcggcctgtttggcctcgataggtgctgctgaaattgctcacaaaggcctcctcaaaatccagccagccatttatgcttcctgccggcaagttgtttagccagattcttgccggtccaaccaaaaacgatggtatgatcctcacggcccaacgccggtttcctcctctgctacggttcctccaccgcctgcaacgtataccgcggtcacgtaatccgcgagccaatcttccggcttcgtggtgccgtcatacgtctttgtgtcacggggcaacataaagttgcgaatcggtggtttttctttcatgatccttgggccaaaacactttggacctggaggaccttcctcctcgatcatttcgacaagtatactctatccagacggtgcctcgcatcccgttccggtaagtatctctctcctgtgcgttctcccaatgggttccggtatgctgccggtctcgtggaatcggcttcatcgtggacattccggtaccgcggcccttgcctgccgataccttgggggatctatttcctcctcctcgtacgctgcccttgcagctcgatagttttgcccggtctcatatctaccggcatgattgtttccggcatagcctgcggcgtagcctcgctcgccccttggctttttctaccggcatcgtgttgcccggcttgttgctttccggcaagaaccggatcgtacatacGATCAttcgctgcgcattcacttctaattctctccttctatccggatggggggactaaTCCTGCCCATCGGAATTGCAACCGGCAGTCTATGTTGAACGCGCGGAATTTGACGCAGCTGCATTGTTCAGCTTAGCTACCGCtcggcattttgctgctcaatggtttccagcagctctctaacacgctcttgctgctttaccaatGGCTCTCGGGcaagcgactcgcacagctctccggcggccttagcagcttttatagttttatccgggctgctatacttaggcttttccacgatgctaacgcatgcagaggcgctcttgccggtaagaatctctttgcgcaaatcttgatctaggttgcgagcttttagccggttttccggcatcctagcagcatgcgcgctaacagaagcaaagccatgggcagcgttatactcacgtacggttaggttcagctcgcgctgcgccctgacgatgtccttgccgctctccagcatcttctggcgctgcgcctccagctccgcctgagccgctgccggatcgatgttctgcgcgatgggggtggcgaggacgttcatcgccgcctggagcggtgtctccggtggcgcggatgatgctcccgctgcgctgcgccgcgctccagcggtggcttagccgcacgggtcgaaaccgcgcgaccggcaccttcagccgcaacctcctttcctgcaccagccacaccggtcatcattacctcgacgctgccggcggcgcggccagcacagagccatcttggcgggtccggtgccaccagcaccggcgagaggcgctggcgcacggggacggtgccgaagtagacgcgatggctgccgaactcgatgatgcggccgttcttggggaagacgccgccgttggcgaagcagcccgcgttgtcgttgatgaagtccatggcgtagatgctctgcaccaacgcggacaccgtacgctcaccggagatctcgagaacgcccgcccgaatgtgaactccatcaagcgccacttcatgccccacggtgggcgccaactgtcgtcgtggtgaacgagcagatgccataggatggcttagattggggccgaatggacgcaagaggatccgggggagggtttgcgatcaggtgggaagagattccggatggtttcctcaagaacttggccaaggccagaggttgaagaagaaagacacaaggaagaactccctctagatcaccatgttcatagattcacacaagttacaggctctgccttcctacatacacgcgtacatacttgcccgtgaagatgggctgccccctctccttatataggggagagggtggcttagactgcaagaaaccctaatggcatctttgactggacaaactactttacagagttactgtacaaagctactttaatcgctcgtacaaagctactttaatcatagatgacaccgggccttcttttatcatagaagtcgacgtccccggcttctttctccgtcacctctctctttggcgccagggctctgaataaagttacttggcttagctcatccttgtcttcttgctctgaagagaatctttgaccagtcctgccgacaggctctcctttccggtatcttttataccgggtcccggcatacccctttggggataccggcttagccttgctctcccggattcctactaggcttccggcaagaacattaaaccggtatctcgatggctcaaaccatccggtttggcatgcctttggcataccgggggttatccccccaacactatgcgaggtccatgtcgtttgcgatggacgttgtctttttcgggtctgtcgggtgaatctgcacctccttagaatttttctcggtgttgaaagttgattctttatttggccttccaacgtctggcagcacatcgtagtcagtcatacttctcgacgccagatactcagcttgcatcccgaaagtttctgatatccgatgaaaatccttatcacacttatcggctaaggcgaagcttcctttgactgtgattggtcccttaggtccaggcattctccacaacaggtatgtatagtgtggcaccgccataaatctagcatatgctggtcgtcccaacagagcgtggtactgcgacggaaaatccacaacttcaaattccagcttctcgattctataattctctcaggttccaaactgaacgtcgagattgatcttccccaatggataacttggtttctccggtgtgataccatggaacctcgtgtctgttggcttcaagtttgctagggatatgttcatcttcctcaatgtatctgcatacataaggtttaagctgctgccgccgtctatgaacactcgagagacatcaaaacccgcaataactgctggtaagataagtgctgactgccctggtcgaggaacttgctgcggatgatctgctatggtgaagccaatatcttgtcctgaccaattaagatactcgactattggtggaggcattttttctgccatgaacacctgtcgtgagattactttttg
It includes:
- the LOC139839096 gene encoding uncharacterized protein, which codes for MAKARKGAEEKAARLEEGHKECDQLILQTDTLALRLFPDSQRYAVKKVDAQRKDKGQADLTVPWTPKDHLVALNARVSHMRCIDRNLSDIPDVATQLYRTLWPGEEVPDTFSLINDRAKEKKARRRQKSIMTKLGVEVSPPGSEENILPKPQWISAHSQWSDGEDGPSYDVDSDIAGDFLDG